A single Sylvia atricapilla isolate bSylAtr1 chromosome 29, bSylAtr1.pri, whole genome shotgun sequence DNA region contains:
- the LOC136372793 gene encoding keratin, type II cytoskeletal 6C-like — MSRQSVCRSFGGGSRRGFSSCSAIGGGFGGGGRSRSSYSSYSVSRGFGGGGRCGGFGSRSLHNMGGSARISMGGCYGGGYGGRMGGFGGSYGGLGSFGGGMGGGGGGMCGFGGMGGGGMGGGGGMGGFSGGMGGFGGGMGGGGMGGFGGPGFGMGGPGRGGPGIQPVQIDTTLLRPVHVEIDPQIQQVKNQEKEQIKSLNNQFASFIDKVRFLEQQNKVLSTKWELLQQQGPSGPRKNLDVIFENYIQNLRRQLESILAQRGQLESELQNMQQYVEDYKTKYEEEINRRTTAENEFVVLKKDVDSAYMTKVELEARVGALTDEINFLRCIYEEELSQMQTISRDLSVVVSMDNNRHLDLDSIIEEVRRQYEQIAQSSRAEAEAWYQSQYEQLQSTAGRHGDNLRNTKMEIQELTRNIQRLRAEIETVKKQNQQLQAAIAEAEERGEMALKDARLKLEELESALQKDKEELARLLKEYQELLNVKIALDVEIAMYRKLLEGEENRLCNDSMSNVNVSVVGRTTVSGGRGGMGGGFGGSGMGGGFGGGSCGMGGFGGGSGMGGGMGGGGICGGGSSFGGGSMGGSCGMGGGMYGGGFSSGSGRMCGSGGGSSSMRRCVTTTSVKSSGVRF, encoded by the exons ATGTCTCGTCAGTCTGTCTGCAGGAGCTTTGGAGGGGGCAGCAGAAGGGGCTTTAGCTCCTGCTCTGCAATCGGTGGTGGCTTTGGAGGCGGTGGCCGGAGCAGGAGCAGCTACAGCTCGTACTCAGTGTCCAGGGGATTCGGAGGAGGAGGACGGTGCGGGGGCTTCGGCAGCCGGAGCCTCCACAACATGGGGGGCAGCGCCAGGATATCCATGGGCGGGTGCTACGGCGGTGGATACGGCGGCAGGATGGGTGGCTTTGGCGGGAGCTACGGGGGTCTCGGCAGTTTTGGGGGTGGAatgggtggaggaggaggaggaatgtgTGGCTTTGGAGGAATGGGAGGAGGTGGAATGGGCGGTGGAGGAGGAATGGGTGGCTTCAGTGGAGGAATGGGTGGCTTTGGTGGCGGGATGGGTGGTGGAGGAATGGGTGGCTTTGGTGGCCCAGGCTTTGGCATGGGTGGCCCTGGGAGAGGTGGCCCTGGGATCCAGCCAGTGCAGATTGACACGACCCTCCTGCGTCCGGTCCATGTTGAGATTGATCCCCAGATCCAGCAAGTTAAAAACCAGGAGAAGGAACAGATCAAGTCCCTGAACAACCAGTTTGCCTCCTTCATCGACAAG GTCCgattcctggagcagcagaacaaggTGCTCTCCACCaagtgggagctgctccagcagcaaggGCCATCTGGCCCGAGGAAGAACCTGGATGTGATCTTTGAGAATTACATCCAGAACCTGCGGAGGCAGCTGGAATCAATCCTGGCACAGCGGGGCCAGCTGGAGTCAGAGCTGCAGAACATGCAGCAGTACGTGGAGGATTACAAAACCAA GTATGAGGAAGAGATCAACCGGCGCACAACAGCCGAGAACGAGTTCGTGGTGCTGAAGAAG GATGTGGACAGTGCCTACATGACCAAAGTTGAGCTGGAAGCCAGGGTGGGAGCTTTGACAGATGAAATCAACTTCCTGAGGTGCATCTATGAGGAG GAGCTGTCTCAGATGCAGACAATCAGCCGGGATCTGTCTGTGGTGGTGTCCATGGACAACAATCGGCACCTGGACCTGGACAGTATCATCGAGGAGGTTCGGCGCCAGTACGAGCAGATCGCCCAGAGCAGCCGGGCTGAGGCCGAGGCCTGGTACCAGAGCCAG TAcgagcagctccagagcacagctggcCGGCACGGGGACAACCTCCGCAATACCAAGATGGAGATCCAGGAGCTGACCAGGAACATTCAGAGGCTGCGGGCTGAGATTGAGACTGTGAAGAAGCAG aaccagcagctgcaggcagccatcgctgaggctgaggagaggggagagatgGCCCTCAAAGATGCCCGGTtgaagctggaggagctggagagtgCCCTGCAAAAGGATAAGGAGGAGCTGGCTCGCCTGCTGAAGGAgtaccaggagctgctgaatgTCAAGATCGCGCTGGACGTTGAGATTGCCATGTacaggaagctgctggagggagaggagaacag GCTGTGCAACGACAGCATGTCCAACGTCAATGTCT CTGTGGTGGGCAGGACGACTGTctctggaggcagaggaggcaTGGGAGGAGGATTCGGAGGCAGCGGCATGGGAGGAGGATTCGGAGGCGGCAGCTGTGGAATGGGAGGATTTGGAGGCGGCAGCGGCATGGGAGGAGGAATGGGAGGAGGTGGCATCtgtggaggaggcagcagctttggAGGAGGCAGCATGGGTGgcagctgtgggatgggggGAGGAATGTACGGTGGGGGCTTCTCTTCTGGGAGCGGAAGGATGTGCGGCTCTGGCGGGGGATCCTCCTCCATGCGGAGATGCGTCACCACCACCTCGGTCAAATCTTCGGGAGTGAGATTCTGA